From the Paenibacillus sp. MMS20-IR301 genome, the window GCATAGGAATCAAACCACGAATTCCAGTGTCCAATGGCCTGAAACAACCCTACGGTTGCCAGTACAGGCGTAGTCAGCGGCAGCACGATCCGGAAAAAAATCGTCAGGTCATTCGCCCCGTCCACCCGCGCCGACTCTTCAATCTCACCGGGCAGCTGCTCCATAAACGTGCGGACAATGATCATATAGAACACATTCATCAGGCCCGGCAGAATAAATACGGAGAAGGTATCTATCATGTTCAGCGCCTTGAGCACCATGTAATAGGGGATCAGGCCGCCGCCGAAATACATGGTGAAGACAAAATAGAGATTCCAGCCCTTACGGCCCACCAGATTCCGCCGGCTCAGCGGATATGCCAGCATGGTGATGACGAGCACCGACAGCGGTGCGCCAATGACTGTCCGTTTGACCGTGACCCAAATTCCGCTCATAATCTCGCTGTCCTTCAGGATCTGATTATAGCTGTCCAGCGTGAGCACTCTGGGCCAGAAGTAGACACCGCCCCGCACCGTATCCTCCGCACTGTTCAAGGACAGCACGAGAATATTCCAAAAGGGCAGAAAGGTTACCAGCAGTACAAGAATAAGGATGAGATACACGAAGAATCTGAAAATATGATCACCAAACCGGTCTAAAATCATAACAAGCGCTCCTCTCTATTATTTAAGCTAGAACAACGCCTGGTCGTTCACTTTCCGGGAGATCCGGTTCACAATTACCACTAGAATGAAAGCTACAACTGATTTGAACATGCCCACGGCAGCCCCGTAAGAGAACATGCTGTTCTGCAGCCCGTATTTGTAGGCATAAATATCGATAACCTCTGAATATTCGAGTACGGTGTTATTTTGCAGCAGGTATTGCTGTTCAAAGCCCGCATTCAGAATGCCTCCGACCGCCAGGATGCCCAGAATTACAATCGTCGGCCGCAGCGCAGGCAGCGTAATATGCCACATCTGCCGGAACCGGCTGGCCCCGTCGACTCTGGCCGCTTCATACAATTCCGGATTGACCGCAGAGATTGCCGCAAGGTACATAATCGCGCTGAAGCCCATTTCCTTCCACATGTTGGAGAGGGCGATAATCCACCAGAATAACGGCCCATTTTGCAAAAAAGCAACCGGCTCCTTAACGATCCCCAGCAGCACCAGAATATTGTTGAACATCCCGTCCGAAGCAAGCATGGTAATAACAATGTTGGCCGCGATAACCCAGGAGATGAAATGCGGCAGGTAGGAGACCGTCTGCACAAATCGTTTGAAGAAGCCCTGCCTGGCCTCGTTCAGCATCAGCGCCAGAATGATCGGAGCCGGGAAGCCGAACAGCAGGGTCAGCAGGCTCGTCGCCAGCGTATTGCGCATAATCCGGTAGAAATCACCGGTGGTGAAGAAGTATTCAAACCATTTGAAGCCCACGAATTCGGCCCCGAAAAACTGGTGCAGAAATGTACCCCCGCCCGGCTGGTAATTCGTAAATGCCATGTACATTCCGAACATCGGACCGTACGAGAACAGCAATGTCGCAATAAAGGCCGGCAGCATAAGCAGGAATAACCACTTTTGCTCCCTGAGTCTGATCCATAGGCTGCTGCCCCTGACCGGTTTGATAGCGCTTGCTTTATACATCAAATTCCCTCCCTTTTCCTCCACAGCAGCTTATACGGCTGCCTCTCTGCTCATCTTCTATGTACTTATCTTAAATCCGCCGCCGGGTGCTTTCTATACTCCAATCCTCCGAATGATAGCGCTTTTTAAAGATGTTTCGGCGTATCCGGTTATTGGATTCCGGTATCCGGTCTGCTATGATGAACTAGTCATTAACCGCTGAAAAAGGGGCTCTGCTTATGCGTCAGCTGTACAGAAAGTATATTTATCTGCCGTTTGTCGACCTGAGCTTCCGCTCCAAATTGTTTCTGGTATTCGTCCTGGTAACCATTATTCCAATGATGCTTCTCGTCTATTTCTCGTATGAACTTACAAAATCTAAACTTACCGAGCAGATCTACATCAATATGATGAGCTCAACCGCGCAGATTAATAAGAACCTGGAGAATAAGCTGGACAGCTATGAGCATATCTCTGCTTCTATCTATCTCGATGACCGGCTGGCCAGCTATCTGACCGCTGAATACATCGATGATCCGTCTTATCTCGACGTCTATAAGTACATTGGCAACCGTATTGATACGGTGATGGCGGCTTACCCTGATTTTGACAGCGCATTCATCTATACCGACAATCCTACACTGCCTAAGGATAATTACTATATCAAGCCCGTCACCCCTGAGGTTCAGGATACCGAGCTGTACAAGCAGCTCCAGCAGTCGCACGGCAATATCATCTATCTGACCTCTCCCCAGAGCGCAGACAGCCCCGCCATGTTCACACTCGCCAGACAGCTGAACAATAACCGGAACCAGTACCCTTACGGGACGCTGGTCTTCCGTATCTCTGAATCCGTAATCTATTCCCTTATGGAGAAGGAAGCCGGCGGCAAGGATATCTTCATCATTAATGACCAGGGCATTATTCTGTCGTCCGCCGATAAGCAGCTGCTGGATACCAGCCTGCCGGAGCTGCTTCAGCACCAGTTTGCCGGGGAAGCCTCCGGCCGGTTCGACACCAGCTACAACGGGGTTAAGGCTTTTGCGGTCTACAACACGCTCGCCAACGGCTGGAA encodes:
- a CDS encoding ABC transporter permease subunit: MYKASAIKPVRGSSLWIRLREQKWLFLLMLPAFIATLLFSYGPMFGMYMAFTNYQPGGGTFLHQFFGAEFVGFKWFEYFFTTGDFYRIMRNTLATSLLTLLFGFPAPIILALMLNEARQGFFKRFVQTVSYLPHFISWVIAANIVITMLASDGMFNNILVLLGIVKEPVAFLQNGPLFWWIIALSNMWKEMGFSAIMYLAAISAVNPELYEAARVDGASRFRQMWHITLPALRPTIVILGILAVGGILNAGFEQQYLLQNNTVLEYSEVIDIYAYKYGLQNSMFSYGAAVGMFKSVVAFILVVIVNRISRKVNDQALF
- a CDS encoding carbohydrate ABC transporter permease, which translates into the protein MILDRFGDHIFRFFVYLILILVLLVTFLPFWNILVLSLNSAEDTVRGGVYFWPRVLTLDSYNQILKDSEIMSGIWVTVKRTVIGAPLSVLVITMLAYPLSRRNLVGRKGWNLYFVFTMYFGGGLIPYYMVLKALNMIDTFSVFILPGLMNVFYMIIVRTFMEQLPGEIEESARVDGANDLTIFFRIVLPLTTPVLATVGLFQAIGHWNSWFDSYAFTYSSDLKTLQAVLVKILSQFQTGGMVSQTQMLANSAKRNAVSSDTIRMAATMVATLPIILVYPFLQKYFVKGMTLGAVKS